The Planctomycetia bacterium genome contains the following window.
GCTATGCCGATGAAAGTCGGGGGCTTGGGTAGAGTGGGCTGCAAGCGCGTGGTTACGAGCCCTTGATCAGGTCGAGGCACATCTGCCGGACCTTGCCCGGATTGACGTTCGGGTTTTTCTTGCGGGCCTGGCCGATCAGGCCGGCGGCCGCCTGCTCCTTGCCCCCCTGCACGTCGGCGACGATCTTGGGGTTGGCGGCAATCAGTTCCCGGCACAGGGCGACGAGCTCGTCGTCGCTGACGGCGGCGATGCCGAGTGACGCGACGACGTCGGCGACGGAGCGGCCCGATTCGAGGGCGGCCGCGAAGATCTCCCGGCCGCGGCTGGTGTCGAAGTCGCCATTGCGGACGCGGCCGATGATGTCGGCCACCGCCGCCGGCCGCAGCGGAAACTCGGCGATCGTGCCGCCGCGGTCGTTGAGCGTCCGCAGCACGTCCTGCTGCATCCAGTTGCTCGCCACCTTCCCCTCGCCAACGAGCGCGGCGAGCTCTTCGAAGTAGCCGACCAGGTCACGACCCTGGTTGACGAGGACGTCGGCGTCGTAGGCGGAGATCTCCCAGGTCGCCTCCAGCGCCTTGCGGAGCGCCGTCGGCGGCTGGCCCATGGTGGCCCGGGCCGCGGCGATGTCGGCCTCCGACACGGTCACCGGCACGAGGTCGGGCTCGGGGAAGTAGCGGTAGTCGCTCGACTCCTCCTTGAACCGCTGGGCCCGCGTCACGCCGGCGGGATCGTCCCAGCCGCGGGTCTGCTTGGGGGTCGTGCCGAGCTCGGCACCGGTCGCCTGCCACTCCTCCCACTGCCGGGCGACCTCGTAGGTCAGGGCCCGCTCCACGGAGCGGAAGGAGTTCATGTTCTTGATCTCGACGATCGGCGTCTTGGCGATTCGGCCGTCGGGACGGGGGATGTGCAGGTTGACGTTGGCGTCGACCCGCAGGCTTCCCTCCTGCATGTTGCAGTCGCTGACGCCGAGGTAGACGAGGAGCAGCTTCAGCTCGTTGAGCCAGGCCCGGGCCTCCTGCGGGCTGCGCAGGTCGGGCTGGGTGACGATCTCGCAGAGCGGCGTGCCGGCCCGGTTGAGGTCGATGCGCGTGTCGGCCGTGCCCGCCGCCTCGTCGTGCATGCTCTTGCCCGCGTCCTCCTCGAGGTGCACCCGGATGATGCCCACGCGTCGGGAAAACGCCCCCTTCGGATCGACCACCTCGAGCGTCCCGTCGCTGGAGAACGGCAGGTCGAACTGGCTGATCTGATAGCCCTTGGGGAGGTCGGGGTAGAAGTAGTTCTTGCGGTCCCACTTCGTGAACGGGGCGATCCGGCAGTCGAGGGCCAGCGCCGCCCGGACCGCGAGGTCGAAGGCCGTGCGGTTCATCACCGGCAGCGAGCCGGGCAGGCCGAGACAGGTCGGGCAGACCTGCGTGTTGGGGGGGGAGCCGAACGTTGTCGGGCAGCCGCAGAAGAGTTTTGTCTTCGTCAGCAGCTGGACGTGGACCTCGAGGCCGATGACGGTCGTGTAGGGCTCGGTGCTGGCGGCGGGCGTAGTCATCGGGGCGTGGTCAGGAACGTGGGTCAGGAGAGCGTCGGGCGGCGGACGTGCCAGTCGGTCTCGCGCTGGTAGCGGTCGGCGGCACGGAGCAGGAGGGCATCGGCCCGGGCCGGGGCCTGGAGCTGGAAGCCGATCGGCAGGCCGCCGGCCGTGAAGCCGCAGGGGAACGAGATGCCGCCGATGCCGGCGAGGTTCGCCGTCACCGTGTACATGTCGACGAGGTACATCGCCAGCGGATCGTTCGACTTCTCGCCGAGGGCGAAGGCGGCCGTGGCCGACGTCGGGCCGCCGATCAGGTCCACCTCCTTGAAGGCGTCGAGGTAATCCTGGCGGATGAGCCGGCGGACGCGCAGGGCCTTGGCGTAGTAGGCGTCGTAGTAGCCGGCGGAGAGGGCGTAGGTGCCGAGCATGATCCGGCGCTTGACCTCGGGCCCAAAGCCCTCGGCCCGGCTCCGGCAATACATCTCCACGAGCGGCGATTCGAACGTGCCGGCCTGCGAGCTGTCGGCCCGGTGACCCGCCCCGGGCTCGGCCCGGTGGCCCATGCCGGGCTCGGCCCGGTGACCATAGTGTGCGCCGTCGTACCGCGCCAGATTGCTCGACGCCTCGCACGGCGCGATCAGGTAGTAGGTCGGGATGCCGTGCCTGGCGTGCGGCAGCTTCACATCGTGGATCGTCGCCCCCAGCGCCTTGAACGCGGCGAACGCCTCCTCCACCCCCCGGGCCACCTCCGGATCGAGGCCCTCCGCGAAGTGCTCGGCGACGCGGCCGATCCGCAGGCCCGTGAGCGGCTGCCCGAGGAGTTCGGTGTAGCGCGGCACCGCGTCGGGGAGCGACGTCGAGTCGCCGGGATCGTGGCCGGCGATCGTCTCCATGAGCAGGGCGCAGTCGGCCGCCGACCGGGCCATCGGCCCGATCTGGTCGAGGCTCGACGCGAAGGCGATCAGGCCGCGCCGGCTGACGGCGCCGTAGGTCGGCTTCAGCCCGGTGATCCCGCATAGCGCCGCCGGCTGGCGGATCGAGCCGCCGGTGTCCGAGCCGATCGCGACCGGCGCCATGTCGGCCGCCACGCAGGCCGCCGAGCCGCCGCTCGAGCCTCCCGGGGCACGGGACAGATCCCACGGATTGTGGACCGCTCCGAAGGCCGAGTTTTCATTCGACCCCCCCATGGCGAACTCGTCCATGTTGGTCTTGCCGACGATCACCGCGTCGGCCGCCCGCAGGCGGCGCACCACCTCGGCGTCGTACGGGGGCCGAAAGTGCTCAAGCATCCGCGAGGCGCAGGTCGTGGGCAGGTCGGCCGTGCAGAGCACGTCCTTGACCGCCACGGGGAGCCCGGCCAGCGGGCCGATCGGCTTGCCGGCGCTGCGCCGGGCATCGACGTCGGCCGCCCTGGCGAGCGCGCCGTCCCGGTCCACCTTCAGGAAGGCGTTGACCCTGCCATCGACCCGCTCGATGCGGTCGAGGAACGCCTCGGCGCACGCCCGCGCGGTGATGTCGCCGCGCCGGACGGCGGCAACGAGGTCTACGGCGGAGAGTTCGAGGGGCTGCATGATGCCGACGGACCGCGGGTCAGGCGGCTCCCGATTCGCCGAGCACGGCCGGCACGAGGAAGCACTCGCCGTCATGCCGCGGCGCTGACTGCAGCGCCTCGGCCGTCGTCAGCGACGGCCGGACCTCGTCGGCGCGAAACACGTTTTGCGAGTCGAGCGGATGGGCGAGGGGCTCGACCGCCGCGGTGTCCACCTCGGCGAGTTGCGAGACGAGGCCCACGATCTTGGAGAGCTCGCCGGTCATTCTCTCCAAGTCGGCGTCGCTGAGCGCGAGCCGGGCAAGCATGCCGACCTTCGCGACGTCCTGCCGGGAGAGTGTCATGGCTGGAGACGGCGTTCGTCAGACTCAGGGACGGGCGCGCGGACCGGAGGGAACTGCCTCCACCGTCGCCGCCGTCTTGGCCGCCTTCTCCACCTTCGGCAGCCGGAAGGGCTGCTGCTTGACGAGCTTCGTCACCGCCCCTCCCTTGATGCACTGGGTGCAGACGAGGAGCGACGTGCTCGTGCCGTTGCCGACCGTGACCCGGACCCGCTGCAGGTTGGGCTTGAACTTCCGCCGCGTGATGCCGGTGACCTTCGTGCCGACGCCGCCGAGGTACTTGGCCTTGCCGCGAATCGTCACCTGGTTGCCGACCGAAAAGCCTTTGCCGCAAACCTGACAGGAACGTGCCACTGGATCGCTCTTTGCTGGGGAGTTCCGGGCTGGGGAACTCCGGGCTGGGAAATTCCGGGCGGCTGGCCGCCGGTCCCGGGGGGTGTTCGAAGCCCTGAATGTAGTCGGGCGGCCGGATTTGACAAGGCGGATCGTCAGGGGCGGGTTCCGCCCGGCGGCGCGAGCAGGCGCAGGACATCGGCATGGAGGATGCCGTTTGTGGCCAGGCCGTCCCCGGCATCGATCCGCTCCCCCCCGGACCAGTCGCTGAACCGGCCGCCGGCCGCGCGGACGACCGTCTCGACGGCCGCCGCGTCCCAGCGGTTCATGAGGGGATCGATCATCACGTCGGCCCGCCCCGTCGCCACCAGCACGTACCCGTAGCCGTCGCCCCAGGTGCGTACCACGCCGGCCTCCGCCTCCAGCCGGGCCCGCGCGGCGGCACCGGCGGCCGCGCCGCCCCCCCAGCGCGAAAACGACGTGAAGTCGCTGGAACAGACGAGCGCGGCCTCGAGGGTGGAGCGGGCCGAGACCCGCGCCGCGACGGGGGCCGCGCCGCCGCGCACGTGCCAGGCCCCGGCGCCGACGGCCGCGTAGACGACCTCGTCGAGCGCGGGAATCGCGATCACGCCAAGCACGCCGGTGCCGCCGCGCCGGCAGCCGACGAGCGTGGCGTAGAGCGGCACGCCGCGGATGAACGACTTCGTGCCGTCGATCGGGTCGACGACCCACTCGTATCCGGACGTGCCGGACGTCGTTCCCGTCTCCTCCCCCTGGAAGGCGTCGTCGGGAAATCGCCCGAGCAATTCGCGGCGCAGGATCGCCTCGGCGGCCCGGTCGGCCGCGGTCACCGGCGACAGGTCGTGCTTGACCTCGACCTCGAGCGCCGGGTCGGTGAAGCGGCGCAGCGTCTCGGCGCCGGCGCGGCGGGCGGCGGCCAGCGCGGCCGCGAGCCGCGGATCCAGCGGCCGGCCGTCCGCGGCGATCGCCGTGTCGGCGGGGGTCATCGTGCGGGCCTCGCGTCCGGAGGGGCTGCGTCGTGGCGGGCTTGCGGCTCGGTTTCGCCGCGCAGCGTCGCCAGCACCATGAACGCCGCGCCGATCACGAGCCAGCAATCGGCGAGGTTGAAGATCGGCCAGTCGATCACGCCGGGCAGTTCGAAATGGATCCAGTCGCGGACGGCCATGACGCGTTCCCCGACCCGCTCGGCCGGCGCGTGCCAGACGAGCCGGGGCAGGCCGAGCCGGTCGTAGAGGTTGCCGAGGATCCCCCCCGTGATCAGGCCGAGGGCCGTGACGAGGCCGCGGTCGGCCCGCATCGTGCCCCGGGCGAGCATGCCGACGATGCCGGCGATGGCGAGCACCGAGATGCCGGCGAACATCGCCCCCCAGCCCTGCCCCATGCCGAACAGCGCCCCCTCGTTGAGGTTCGTCTGCAGGCTCAGGACGGGGGGCAGGATCTGGATTGGCGCCGCCGTTCCCGGCATTCCGAGGCGGTCAAAGATCCAGGCCTTGCTGACGAGGTCGGCGGCCACGGCCGGCAGCGCCACGGCCGCGAACAACAGCCAGCCGCCGCGGTGAGGGGGGGTGCGGGCCATCGTGTCCTGCCGCCGTCTCCGTCCGCGCGGTTTTGGTCCAAGCGATCGCGGGCTAGCGCGGCTGACGGGGCCTGACGCTCCCCTGCTCCTGCTTCTCGGCGCAGCGGATGCAGAGCGCGGCGAAGGGGATCGCCTCCAGTCGCTTCTTGGAGATCACCCCCTCGCACTCCTCGCAGATGCCGAACGTGCGCATCCGGATCCGCGCCAGCGCCTCCTCGATCTGCTCGAGCGTCCCCTCCTCGCTCGCCATCAGGATGAGGGTGAACTCCTGCTCGTAGGCGTCGGAGCCGATGTCGGCCATGTGGATCGGCATGCTCGACAGGTCGCCGCTCGCCTCCGACCGGGTCTTCCGCAGCGCGGCGTCGGCCATCGTGGAGACGTCGCCCCGCAGCCGGGCGCGCATCGCCTCGAGGGCCACCTTGAAGACCTTCATTTCCGCCGCTTTCATGTCCGCACCCGCCTGGTGAACGGTCCGTGCCGCGCTTCGG
Protein-coding sequences here:
- the gatB gene encoding aspartyl/glutamyl-tRNA(Asn/Gln) amidotransferase subunit B, with protein sequence MTTPAASTEPYTTVIGLEVHVQLLTKTKLFCGCPTTFGSPPNTQVCPTCLGLPGSLPVMNRTAFDLAVRAALALDCRIAPFTKWDRKNYFYPDLPKGYQISQFDLPFSSDGTLEVVDPKGAFSRRVGIIRVHLEEDAGKSMHDEAAGTADTRIDLNRAGTPLCEIVTQPDLRSPQEARAWLNELKLLLVYLGVSDCNMQEGSLRVDANVNLHIPRPDGRIAKTPIVEIKNMNSFRSVERALTYEVARQWEEWQATGAELGTTPKQTRGWDDPAGVTRAQRFKEESSDYRYFPEPDLVPVTVSEADIAAARATMGQPPTALRKALEATWEISAYDADVLVNQGRDLVGYFEELAALVGEGKVASNWMQQDVLRTLNDRGGTIAEFPLRPAAVADIIGRVRNGDFDTSRGREIFAAALESGRSVADVVASLGIAAVSDDELVALCRELIAANPKIVADVQGGKEQAAAGLIGQARKKNPNVNPGKVRQMCLDLIKGS
- the gatC gene encoding aspartyl/glutamyl-tRNA(Asn/Gln) amidotransferase subunit C, with amino-acid sequence MTLSRQDVAKVGMLARLALSDADLERMTGELSKIVGLVSQLAEVDTAAVEPLAHPLDSQNVFRADEVRPSLTTAEALQSAPRHDGECFLVPAVLGESGAA
- the gatA gene encoding glutamyl-tRNA(Gln) amidotransferase subunit A — translated: MQPLELSAVDLVAAVRRGDITARACAEAFLDRIERVDGRVNAFLKVDRDGALARAADVDARRSAGKPIGPLAGLPVAVKDVLCTADLPTTCASRMLEHFRPPYDAEVVRRLRAADAVIVGKTNMDEFAMGGSNENSAFGAVHNPWDLSRAPGGSSGGSAACVAADMAPVAIGSDTGGSIRQPAALCGITGLKPTYGAVSRRGLIAFASSLDQIGPMARSAADCALLMETIAGHDPGDSTSLPDAVPRYTELLGQPLTGLRIGRVAEHFAEGLDPEVARGVEEAFAAFKALGATIHDVKLPHARHGIPTYYLIAPCEASSNLARYDGAHYGHRAEPGMGHRAEPGAGHRADSSQAGTFESPLVEMYCRSRAEGFGPEVKRRIMLGTYALSAGYYDAYYAKALRVRRLIRQDYLDAFKEVDLIGGPTSATAAFALGEKSNDPLAMYLVDMYTVTANLAGIGGISFPCGFTAGGLPIGFQLQAPARADALLLRAADRYQRETDWHVRRPTLS
- a CDS encoding histidinol-phosphatase — encoded protein: MTPADTAIAADGRPLDPRLAAALAAARRAGAETLRRFTDPALEVEVKHDLSPVTAADRAAEAILRRELLGRFPDDAFQGEETGTTSGTSGYEWVVDPIDGTKSFIRGVPLYATLVGCRRGGTGVLGVIAIPALDEVVYAAVGAGAWHVRGGAAPVAARVSARSTLEAALVCSSDFTSFSRWGGGAAAGAAARARLEAEAGVVRTWGDGYGYVLVATGRADVMIDPLMNRWDAAAVETVVRAAGGRFSDWSGGERIDAGDGLATNGILHADVLRLLAPPGGTRP